A section of the Centropristis striata isolate RG_2023a ecotype Rhode Island chromosome 7, C.striata_1.0, whole genome shotgun sequence genome encodes:
- the ier3 gene encoding radiation-inducible immediate-early gene IEX-1, producing the protein MYSRSTSRTMTVQRESFGLTRSTEPEVFTFERIPAQATAVRSYVPIRPKKRCTRVMYPAKVRMHLPPPEKTSQAKRWLLILCLVVLWQIYTEEPCADAPLSSSDSPATTSQGFPFQSAEEPQLSDGSELLSAAPSSCQDPGYLSDHILANTCPQPGQEPEASSFEQSAGKSMVALLVYHRLGSDN; encoded by the coding sequence ATGTACTCACGATCAACCAGCAGGACCATGACGGTCCAGAGAGAGAGCTTCGGCCTGACCCGCAGCACAGAGCCCGAGGTCTTCACCTTCGAGCGGATCCCGGCTCAGGCCACCGCCGTGCGCTCCTACGTGCCGATCCGGCCCAAGAAGCGCTGCACCCGGGTCATGTACCCGGCCAAAGTCCGCATGCACCTCCCGCCCCCGGAGAAGACGAGCCAGGCCAAGCGCTGGCTGCTGATCCTGTGCCTGGTGGTGCTGTGGCAGATCTACACCGAGGAGCCGTGCGCCGACGCGCCGCTCAGCAGCTCCGACAGCCCGGCCACCACCAGCCAGGGCTTCCCCTTCCAGTCCGCCGAGGAGCCGCAGCTCAGCGACGGCTCCGAGCTCCTGTCTGCCGCCCCGAGCAGCTGCCAGGACCCCGGGTACCTCAGCGACCACATCCTGGCCAACACATGCCCGCAGCCCGGCCAGGAGCCCGAGGCCAGCAGCTTCGAGCAGAGCGCCGGCAAGAGCATGGTGGCCCTGCTGGTCTACCACAGGCTGGGCAGCGACAACTGA